A window of the Tiliqua scincoides isolate rTilSci1 chromosome 5, rTilSci1.hap2, whole genome shotgun sequence genome harbors these coding sequences:
- the LOC136653191 gene encoding von Willebrand factor A domain-containing protein 5A-like has translation MPECGLITCSQKPVPLRGISVDVVVRGFVADVVSELCYQNEEKSPVEAVFVFPLDDEAAVYAFECLIGGTRIEARILEKKKAEQEYEDAIVEVHQAFLLERQMSDIFSCSLGNLPPGGEATLKLRYVQALAPEADGAVRFVLPAVLNPRYDPQGKSRGITKLIPRWSKGQLPYSLSLRATLESPYAINRVESKCTLTPLNYVAQDRTNAQISLAEGYKFDRDVELLIYYEEIHKPSALLETGKTGAASGSLMGDPALLLTLYPSLPPSKPALNATGEFIFLLDCSGSMSWNIGDDPNLPTRIQSAKETLILLLKSLPLGCHFNIYGFGSHYESFYPKSVEYTQQTMSESLQRVKELDADFGGTEILQPLQAIYRQPFQEGHPRQLLVFTDGEVGNTDQVISEVRRHSSSHRCFSFGIGEGASTALIKGIARAAGGSAEFITGKERMQAKVLQSLKRALQPAVTGISLHWDLPSGLEAKVVGSGPRVIFEGQRCLIYAQICGQHQSSGVTEGSVELQYTFQDQTIKETMKFPLQAQETGRLPVHLLAAQTLLQELEETDEEEKQHLALETSLSSGVVCSQTAYVGVNTELGKTLQCPLVHRDILLEGSFGFCSAPMPEARVLKRGVQEDQEFDSMEKESPFLSLVCLQNADGSWPLGTELASILGLSEAEISSKAPAQVVPDAWATVLAILWLHSNAAEQIDEWQLLEAKALRWLHATAGPQLAECVKAGNTLLVSSVSLQVLGL, from the exons ATGCCTGAATGTGGCCTTATTACATGCTCCCAAAAGCCAG TGCCTTTGCGAGGCATCTCTGTGGATGTGGTGGTTCGAGGCTTCGTGGCTGACGTGGTCTCTGAGCTTTGCTACCAGAATGAGGAGAAGTCCCCAGTGGAGGCTGTGTTTGTTTTCCCTCTGGATGACGAGGCTGCCGTGTACGCCTTTGAGTGCCTGATTGGTGGGACACGGATTGAGGCCCGGATCCTAGAGAAGAAGAAG GCAGAGCAGGAATATGAGGATGCCATAGTTGAAGTCCACCAGGCTTTCCTGCTTGAAAGGCAAATGAGTGACATTTTCAGCTGCAGCCTGGGCAACCTTCCTCCCGGTGGGGAGGCCACCCTGAAGCTGCGCTACGTTCAGGCATTGGCTCCAGAGGCTGACGGAGCCGTCCGCTTTGTCCTGCCCGCTGTGCTGAATCCCCGCTATGATCCCCAGGGTAAGA GCAGAGGTATCACCAAACTCATACCACGATGGTCCAAGGGGCAGCTTCCCTACTCACTCAGTCTCAGGGCCACACTGGAGTCCCCATATGCCATCAACCGTGTGGAATCCAAGTGCACCCTTACGCCCCTAAACTATGTGGCACAAGACCGTACCAATGCCCAG ATCTCCTTGGCTGAAGGATACAAATTCGATCGAGATGTGGAGCTGCTGATTTATTACGAGGAAATTCACAAGCCCAGTGCTCTGCTGGAGACAGGGAAGACAGGGGCTGCCTCAG GCTCTCTGATGGGGGATCCAGCACTTCTGCTTACACTGTACCCCAGCCTCCCTCCATCAAAACCTGCCCTGAACGCCACTGGGGAATTCATCTTCCTTCTGGATTGCTCTGGCAGCATGAGTTGGAACATTGGGGATGACCCAAACTTGCCTACACGCATTCAGAGTGCGAAG gagACCCTCATTCTTCTACTGAAGAGTCTTCCTCTGGGGTGTCACTTCAACATCTATGGCTTTGGATCACACTACGAGTCTTTCTACCC GAAGAGCGTAGAATACACCCAGCAGACGATGTCAGAATCCCTCCAGCGGGTGAAGGAACTGGATGCTGATTTTGGGGGCACAGAGATTCTGCAGCCACTCCAGGCCATTTATAGACAGCCATTCCAGGAAGGACATCCTCGTCAG CTCCTGGTGTTCACAGATGGAGAGGTGGGGAACACAGATCAGGTCATCTCAGAAGTTAGACGTCACAGCAGCTCCCACAG gtGCTTCTCTTTTGGCATTGGAGAAGGGGCTTCTACAGCCCTCATTAAAGGCATTGCCCGAGCAGCTGGGGGCAGTGCAGAATTCATCACGGGCAAGGAGCGCATGCAGGCCAAG GTACTGCAGTCTTTGAAGAGAGCCCTGCAGCCAGCCGTGACAGGGATTTCTCTGCACTGGGACTTGCCTTCTGGACTGGAGGCCAAGGTTGTGGGATCAGGCCCTCGGGTGATCTTTGAGGGTCAGCGTTGCCTCATCTATGCCCAGATATGTGGGCAGCATCAG TCATCAGGAGTCACAGAAGGGTCTGTTGAGCTTCAGTACACCTTCCAAGACCAGACTATCAAGGAGACTATGAAGTTCCCACTCCAAGCTCAGGAGACTGGCAG ACTCCCAGTTCACCTCCTGGCAGCTCAGACCCTGTTGCAGGAATTGGAGGAGACTGATGAGGAGGaaaagcagcatttggcattggAGACCAGCCTGAGCTCGGGGGTGGTGTGTTCCCAGACAGCCTATGTGGGGGTGAACACCGAGCTCGGCAAGACCCTTCAATGCCCCCTCGTCCACCGAGACATCCTGCTTGAAGGTTCATTTG GTTTCTGCAGTGCTCCCATGCCAGAGGCACGTGTTTTGAAGCGAG GAGTACAAGAAGATCAAGAGTTCGACTCCATGGAAAAAGAAAGTCCTTTCTTAAGCCTGGTCTGCCTGCAGAATGCAGATGGCTCCTGGCCCCTTGGTACTGAATTGGCCAGCATACTAGGCCTAAGTGAGGCTGAAATCTCAAGCAAAGCACCTGCCCAG GTGGTCCCCGATGCCTGGGCGACTGTGCTGGCCATCCTCTGGCTTCACTCCAACGCTGCGGAGCAGATTGATGAGTGGCAGCTCTTGGAAGCGAAAGCTCTCCGCTGGCTCCATGCAACTGCAG GGCCGCAGTTGGCTGAGTGCGTGAAGGCCGGCAATACCCTGCTGGTAAGCAGTGTGAGCCTCCAGGTGTTGGGGCTCTGA